The following proteins are encoded in a genomic region of Desulfurococcaceae archaeon:
- a CDS encoding DUF2192 domain-containing protein codes for MKSPHKKRVQVAVALLSELVKSFDNVDRSIAVEMLKKAYQAHKLQPIRGKAQPPDIYDKEMATLYIIGKYGLKLDQEYPELFEKVFYVEEALECTLNSVLEGKLKEAREKLKELSPSGTIDSNIIARLLRMPLTKLTLGFLSEEEFKNVLYKVLEAFPEEERTVMNYAKFFVGLKLAELIFKGEVRSREEKEALKKALAIRIGFSKSVPSDEYVKAIAKSVFSVSDKVLEKLLYSRTGDKTDEKVKQEREGVSGS; via the coding sequence ATGAAGTCGCCTCACAAAAAACGAGTGCAGGTGGCAGTAGCTCTACTAAGCGAGCTGGTAAAGTCGTTCGATAACGTGGATAGGTCTATTGCGGTGGAGATGCTGAAAAAAGCCTACCAAGCACATAAACTCCAGCCAATACGTGGCAAAGCCCAGCCACCGGACATATACGACAAGGAGATGGCGACGCTGTACATAATAGGCAAATACGGCCTTAAACTGGATCAGGAGTACCCTGAACTCTTCGAGAAAGTGTTCTACGTCGAGGAGGCACTGGAATGTACCTTAAACAGCGTCCTCGAAGGTAAGCTCAAGGAAGCACGTGAAAAGCTGAAAGAACTCTCGCCCTCGGGAACCATAGACAGTAATATCATAGCGAGGTTGCTCAGAATGCCGTTAACGAAGCTTACACTGGGTTTCCTAAGCGAAGAAGAATTCAAGAACGTATTGTACAAGGTCTTAGAGGCCTTTCCAGAAGAGGAGAGAACGGTCATGAACTATGCAAAGTTTTTTGTTGGGCTGAAACTCGCAGAGCTAATATTTAAAGGTGAAGTTAGAAGCAGAGAGGAGAAGGAAGCGCTTAAAAAAGCACTAGCGATCAGGATTGGTTTTTCAAAGTCTGTGCCGAGCGACGAGTACGTAAAAGCTATCGCGAAATCCGTTTTTAGCGTAAGCGATAAGGTTCTTGAAAAACTCCTATACAGCCGTACCGGTGATAAAACGGATGAAAAGGTTAAGCAAGAAAGGGAGGGGGTGTCGGGTTCCTAG
- a CDS encoding helix-turn-helix domain-containing protein has protein sequence MSEQPRHGTDFPVHWVSKDARYKIVEFMLSTRSITELARILGISPTAVRKYVKRLSHPSDEILTRAIEQAAPYEKDTVIAIIIDDLVEALKKLYNSVDERHRRELKEKLSSLTGF, from the coding sequence ATGAGTGAACAGCCCAGACATGGGACAGACTTTCCCGTACACTGGGTCAGTAAAGACGCGAGGTACAAGATAGTAGAGTTCATGTTGTCGACTAGGAGCATAACGGAGCTCGCGAGAATACTTGGAATATCCCCTACAGCCGTTAGAAAGTACGTTAAGAGACTCTCACATCCGAGTGACGAGATCTTAACGAGGGCGATCGAGCAGGCGGCACCTTACGAGAAGGACACCGTGATAGCGATCATCATAGACGACCTTGTAGAGGCGCTGAAAAAGCTTTATAACTCGGTTGATGAGCGACATAGGCGGGAATTAAAAGAAAAGCTCTCATCCCTTACAGGGTTTTAA
- a CDS encoding PLP-dependent aminotransferase family protein, translating to MVNYSKYYSRLATSIKASEVRELLAIISRRKDVISFAGGIPDPALFPKEELAEIAREVIVKYGNVALQYSETKGVPEVRETVCSFVARRNIACNPEDIVITTGSQSALDLVARVFVDPGDVVITENPTYLAAIGAFRNAGARFIGVPLDDKGLKTDILEKKLEEMPKEELSRVKFIYTVPIAQNPAGVTMSKERKKHVLEIASRYDLLIVEDDPYGYLVFEEGVDTSTLKSMDKEGRVVYMSTVSKILAPGLRIGWVVAGADIVRKIELVKQYVDLHSATLAQLIVAEAIKRGVVDKVITKALPHYRAKRDTMLNALKEYFPEYVWYSKPVGGLFVFTYIYKKRFNAGLLLQKAIDEYKVAYVPGGSFHVDGTGENSMRLNFSYPSHEQIYEGVKRLARLVEEA from the coding sequence ATGGTTAACTACTCCAAGTACTATAGTAGGCTTGCAACGAGTATTAAAGCATCCGAGGTAAGAGAACTACTGGCTATAATTAGTAGGAGAAAGGATGTAATAAGCTTTGCCGGCGGCATACCTGACCCCGCATTGTTTCCCAAAGAAGAGCTTGCAGAGATAGCCAGAGAGGTCATAGTGAAGTACGGTAACGTAGCATTGCAGTACAGTGAAACCAAAGGAGTACCGGAAGTTAGAGAAACGGTTTGTAGCTTCGTGGCGAGGAGGAATATAGCGTGCAACCCGGAAGACATCGTGATCACCACCGGTAGCCAGTCGGCACTAGACCTAGTAGCTAGGGTCTTCGTAGACCCCGGAGACGTTGTCATAACAGAAAACCCAACATACCTAGCGGCCATCGGAGCTTTTAGAAACGCGGGTGCAAGGTTCATCGGAGTACCACTAGATGATAAAGGTCTTAAAACCGACATCTTGGAGAAAAAACTGGAGGAAATGCCGAAAGAAGAGCTCAGTAGAGTGAAGTTCATATACACGGTTCCAATAGCGCAAAACCCGGCGGGCGTTACGATGAGTAAGGAGAGGAAAAAGCACGTACTCGAAATAGCGTCCAGGTACGATCTACTAATAGTAGAAGATGACCCTTACGGCTACCTGGTATTTGAAGAAGGGGTCGATACTTCGACTTTGAAGAGCATGGATAAGGAGGGTAGAGTAGTATACATGAGTACTGTTAGTAAGATACTGGCTCCTGGTCTTAGAATAGGGTGGGTAGTAGCGGGTGCGGATATAGTTAGGAAAATAGAGCTTGTTAAGCAGTACGTAGACCTTCACAGCGCCACACTTGCCCAGCTCATTGTAGCGGAAGCGATTAAGCGTGGAGTAGTAGACAAGGTAATAACTAAGGCCTTACCGCACTACCGAGCGAAACGGGACACCATGCTAAATGCTCTTAAAGAGTACTTCCCTGAATACGTATGGTACTCTAAGCCCGTAGGGGGGTTGTTTGTGTTCACGTACATATATAAGAAACGCTTCAATGCCGGACTACTGCTACAAAAAGCAATAGATGAGTACAAAGTAGCCTATGTCCCGGGTGGGAGCTTCCACGTGGATGGAACCGGTGAAAATAGCATGAGGCTAAACTTCAGCTATCCGTCTCACGAGCAGATCTACGAAGGCGTGAAACGGCTGGCTAGGCTCGTAGAAGAGGCGTAG
- a CDS encoding radical SAM protein yields the protein MEINVCRKNVSRVVARVAYIYPSTYKAMISGLSADIVYGLLNRLDEVYVERFACSRLHGPEDEPRSFETGSRLREFSLILTSIHYEPDIVNLARLLLSGGISVLAGQRGEHVVIAGGPACMENPIPYSDVVDACIVGEAEETLEKVINLWLEYGGSKKRFLEELASLSYVYVPGLSNGIVVRKYARDLNTSFYPIKQVENTDIEPVYGRGFKLEVSRGCIFWCSFCVETRLFQPYRERGLSTLKGILERGLNYSLAGKRVVIFSLVFPATQTHYKLLEYLEKEGYIASIPSLRVSPYLEKALELIRSLGQRTLTLAPESFSPIVQSVLFKYTGLLEYVNNILEEAIKMGFDLKLYLIYGFKGLENTDLEVNSEHLNRLIKTAKQFKRRMVVSFTPLIPKPHTLFQWVGMLPRDRLASILRAYRNRLKGPVETRVYDIDWAIIQAQLALSPRPLGSFIEQWAKCGGGLAGWRRAMRDLGVNYEYVFTGYSPESQLPWGFIALGDEHGEVAKSQYVVYEKLARSL from the coding sequence ATGGAGATAAACGTATGTAGAAAGAACGTATCACGAGTTGTAGCCAGGGTAGCGTACATCTATCCAAGCACCTATAAAGCGATGATCTCGGGGCTTTCCGCAGACATCGTGTATGGATTGTTAAACAGGCTCGATGAAGTCTACGTCGAGAGATTCGCCTGTAGTCGCCTCCACGGACCCGAAGACGAACCACGTAGCTTCGAGACTGGTAGCAGACTTAGGGAGTTCTCGTTAATACTAACGAGCATACATTATGAGCCGGATATCGTGAACCTTGCTAGACTGCTACTCTCCGGGGGGATCAGCGTACTAGCGGGGCAGAGAGGAGAGCACGTAGTCATTGCCGGCGGCCCCGCCTGCATGGAAAACCCGATACCGTATAGCGATGTTGTCGACGCGTGTATTGTCGGCGAAGCGGAAGAGACCCTGGAGAAAGTAATCAATCTATGGCTTGAATATGGTGGCTCAAAGAAGAGGTTTCTCGAGGAGCTGGCTAGTTTAAGCTACGTCTACGTACCCGGCCTAAGCAACGGCATTGTCGTAAGGAAATACGCTAGAGACCTCAATACATCGTTTTATCCCATAAAGCAAGTTGAAAACACAGACATAGAGCCCGTGTACGGTCGTGGATTTAAGCTTGAAGTTTCACGGGGATGCATTTTTTGGTGTAGTTTCTGCGTTGAAACGCGCCTATTTCAGCCCTATAGAGAACGGGGCTTAAGCACGTTAAAGGGCATTTTGGAGAGAGGCCTAAACTACTCCCTGGCCGGTAAGAGAGTGGTGATATTTTCACTGGTATTTCCCGCTACACAAACCCATTACAAGCTACTCGAGTACCTGGAGAAAGAGGGCTACATCGCCTCAATACCATCTCTACGTGTATCGCCTTACCTGGAAAAGGCACTTGAATTGATAAGGAGTCTAGGTCAAAGAACGCTCACTCTTGCTCCCGAATCGTTCTCGCCCATAGTTCAATCAGTGTTATTCAAGTATACCGGTTTACTCGAGTACGTGAATAACATCCTGGAAGAAGCCATTAAAATGGGGTTCGACCTAAAGCTGTACTTGATCTACGGGTTCAAGGGCCTCGAAAACACCGACCTCGAAGTTAACTCCGAGCACTTAAACAGGCTTATAAAAACAGCTAAGCAGTTTAAGCGTAGAATGGTGGTTTCTTTCACCCCCCTAATACCCAAGCCACACACGCTCTTCCAGTGGGTTGGGATGCTACCAAGGGATAGGCTCGCCAGTATTCTAAGAGCATACAGAAATAGATTAAAAGGACCAGTTGAAACCAGGGTTTATGATATTGACTGGGCCATCATACAGGCGCAACTAGCCCTCTCTCCGAGGCCTCTTGGCTCGTTTATTGAGCAGTGGGCTAAGTGCGGTGGCGGCCTAGCAGGTTGGAGAAGAGCTATGAGGGATCTCGGAGTTAACTATGAATACGTCTTTACCGGCTACAGCCCAGAGTCCCAGCTACCGTGGGGTTTCATAGCGCTAGGCGATGAGCACGGCGAGGTAGCTAAGTCTCAGTACGTTGTTTACGAAAAATTAGCTAGGAGCCTTTAA
- a CDS encoding Zn-ribbon domain-containing OB-fold protein, which produces MRISIPPTWRTRIHRYRLIATRCKDCGRAAYPPSSMCRYCGSKNIEDVELIDEKARLITWTVIYSVMDGFEDKKPLILGILETTTTKVKILAPLTDVLSTDLKAGMLMEPVLRRVGEECEHGLIYYGVAFRPVLKGS; this is translated from the coding sequence ATGAGAATTTCAATACCCCCAACCTGGAGAACCAGGATTCACAGGTACAGATTAATTGCGACTCGCTGCAAGGACTGCGGAAGAGCAGCCTATCCACCCTCCTCTATGTGCAGGTACTGTGGCTCCAAGAACATCGAGGACGTGGAATTAATAGATGAAAAAGCCAGACTAATCACCTGGACGGTAATATATAGCGTAATGGACGGGTTTGAAGACAAAAAGCCCCTCATACTAGGCATCCTGGAAACTACCACCACGAAAGTTAAGATTCTCGCCCCGCTAACAGACGTGCTATCAACAGACCTCAAGGCCGGCATGCTAATGGAACCCGTACTAAGGAGAGTAGGGGAGGAATGCGAGCACGGATTAATATATTACGGAGTAGCGTTTAGACCCGTGCTTAAAGGCTCCTAG